One Labrus mixtus chromosome 12, fLabMix1.1, whole genome shotgun sequence DNA segment encodes these proteins:
- the LOC132984569 gene encoding 2-oxoglutarate receptor 1: MVSFSANLLEITMFISCLGFLGNVFLIVSILQTQLKSFDLFLLGLAVANLEEIIIVNIYDIIIHWTSTTTTATGTLACNFLKFLTVFGEISSILFTVLISIFRYQKLRDASKRVNLSIFLDSVRLAWMVSGVCVMLSFLLSVPIFVISPHGHTANITRNSSVCRPDFFQCTQNDCPTLNQFFKYLFLLVCNLLPLIIVTVTGILIIRVLMKQRRKVQPAGSVSGSSHFSRKSTHMKLQRSTIAVLAAMGLFQVNWTLYLIFHLTLSPIEFPFWAEMELFISTSYASISPYVYGIGTNLFTLKNLTKK, from the coding sequence ATGGTCAGTTTCTCTGCCAACCTCCTGGAAATCACAATGTTCATATCCTGCCTTGGATTTCTGGGTAATGTGTTTCTCATTGTCTCCATCCTTCAGACCCAGCTGAAATCCTTCGACTTGTTTCTCTTGGGACTTGCTGTTGCTAACTTGGAGGAAATTATCATTGTGAACATCTATGATATAATAATCCACTGGACTTCCACCACCACAACAGCCACTGGTACGTTAGCGTGTAATTTTCTAAAGTTCCTGACTGTGTTTGGGGAAATTTCCAGCATCCTCTTCACTGTCCTCATCAGCATCTTCCGCTACCAGAAGTTAAGAGATGCAAGCAAACGAGTCAATCTTTCAATTTTCCTGGACAGCGTCAGGTTAGCCTGGATGGTCAGCGGGGTTTGTGTGATGCTCTCCTTCTTACTGAGTGTTCCCATTTTTGTCATCAGCCCTCATGGTCATACAGCAAACATCACAAGAAACAGCAGCGTCTGCCGTCCAGACTTCTTTCAATGCACTCAAAATGATTGTCCCACTCTCAACCAATTCTTCAAATATCTGTTCCTCCTTGTGTGCAACCTGCTGCCTCTCATCATTGTGACAGTAACAGGCATTCTGATCATTAGGGTGCTgatgaaacagaggaggaaggtGCAGCCGGCGGGGAGTGTGAGCGGGTCGAGTCATTTCAGCAGGAAGAGTACACATATGAAGCTCCAGAGAAGCACCATCGCCGTGCTGGCAGCTATGGGACTCTTTCAGGTAAACTGGACTCTCTATCTGATCTTCCATCTGACTTTGAGCCCAATTGAGTTTCCTTTTTGGGCTGAAATGGAGTTATTCATCTCCACTTCCTATGCATCCATCAGTCCATATGTGTACGGGATAGGGACTAACCTGTTCACTCTCAAGAACTTAACAAAGAAGTAg